One genomic region from Streptomyces sp. NBC_00457 encodes:
- a CDS encoding gas vesicle structural protein GvpA, producing MTVVPAQQAGSGGGSSGLYDVLELVLDRGLVIDAFVRVSLVGIEILKIDVRVVVASVDTYLRFAEACNRLDLEAGPRKSPGLPDVVGQITESGARGKSKGALSGAAETVSDAFKQARQEGEAEPRPRARKSTTARRKEEQE from the coding sequence ATGACCGTTGTCCCGGCACAGCAAGCCGGCTCAGGAGGCGGCAGCAGCGGCCTCTACGACGTCCTGGAACTCGTCCTCGACAGGGGGCTCGTCATCGACGCGTTCGTCCGGGTCTCCCTCGTCGGCATCGAGATCCTGAAGATCGACGTCCGCGTGGTCGTCGCCAGCGTCGACACCTATCTGCGCTTCGCCGAGGCGTGCAACCGGCTCGACCTGGAGGCCGGGCCGCGCAAGAGCCCCGGCCTGCCCGACGTCGTCGGCCAGATCACCGAGTCCGGCGCGCGCGGCAAGTCCAAGGGGGCGCTGTCCGGCGCCGCCGAGACCGTCTCCGACGCCTTCAAGCAGGCACGCCAGGAAGGAGAGGCCGAGCCCAGGCCGCGCGCCCGCAAGTCGACCACCGCACGCCGGAAGGAGGAACAGGAGTGA
- a CDS encoding gas vesicle protein GvpO, giving the protein MTNSQNEPKPSKQQGGADDRPTPMEVLRQARTQLAELTGMTAETVSSFEQTEGGWTLEIEVLELARVPDTMSLLASYQVDLDPHGQLTGYRRVRRYERGRSDAHRPGGR; this is encoded by the coding sequence ATGACTAATTCACAGAACGAACCCAAACCATCCAAACAGCAGGGCGGGGCGGACGACCGGCCGACCCCCATGGAAGTGCTGCGCCAGGCACGCACCCAGCTCGCCGAACTCACCGGCATGACCGCGGAGACGGTGTCGTCCTTCGAACAGACCGAGGGCGGCTGGACGTTGGAGATCGAGGTCCTGGAACTGGCCCGCGTCCCCGACACGATGAGCCTGCTCGCGAGCTACCAGGTCGATCTCGACCCGCACGGACAGCTCACCGGCTACCGGCGCGTTCGCCGTTATGAACGCGGGCGGTCCGACGCACACAGGCCCGGCGGCCGTTAG
- the ligD gene encoding non-homologous end-joining DNA ligase: MSGGDVRTVRAGRRTVEVHRPGKVLFPGGGDAKEYTKGDLVDYYRDIAPFMLPHLRGRPLMLQRQPDGLGGPQFMQKNTPDHYPEWITRVEVSKEGGTVCHTVCDDTATLLYLADQACLTLHRWLSRTDSLDRPDRLVFDLDPSEDDFERVREAARLLGGLLDELKLPSALMTTGSRGLHVIVPLNGQHDFDEVREFARDLADTLADAHPDRLTTAARKKDRGDRLYLDVQRNAYAQTAAAPYTVRAKPGAPVATPLTWTQLDDPDLDARRWTIADAVEQARTDPWSGVMKKGRALGPARRRLDALRN, encoded by the coding sequence ATGAGCGGCGGCGACGTACGGACGGTGCGCGCGGGCCGCCGTACGGTCGAGGTGCACCGCCCCGGCAAGGTGCTCTTCCCCGGCGGCGGGGACGCGAAGGAGTACACCAAGGGCGACCTCGTCGACTACTACCGGGACATCGCCCCGTTCATGCTGCCCCATCTGCGGGGGCGCCCGCTGATGCTCCAGCGGCAGCCGGACGGGCTCGGCGGTCCACAGTTCATGCAGAAGAACACCCCGGACCACTACCCGGAGTGGATCACCAGGGTCGAGGTGTCCAAGGAAGGCGGCACCGTCTGCCACACCGTCTGCGACGACACCGCGACCCTGCTGTACCTCGCCGACCAGGCCTGTCTCACCCTGCACCGCTGGCTCTCGCGCACGGACAGCCTCGACCGGCCCGACCGGCTGGTCTTCGACCTCGATCCGTCCGAGGACGACTTCGAGAGGGTGCGGGAGGCCGCCCGGCTGCTCGGCGGACTGCTCGACGAACTGAAGCTGCCCTCGGCCCTGATGACCACCGGCTCCCGCGGACTGCATGTGATCGTGCCGCTGAACGGACAGCACGACTTCGACGAGGTACGGGAGTTCGCCCGCGACCTCGCCGACACCCTCGCCGACGCCCACCCCGACCGGCTCACCACCGCCGCCCGCAAGAAGGACCGCGGCGACCGGCTGTACCTGGACGTCCAGCGCAACGCCTACGCCCAGACCGCCGCCGCGCCCTACACGGTCCGCGCCAAACCCGGCGCTCCCGTCGCCACGCCCCTCACCTGGACCCAGCTGGACGACCCGGACCTCGACGCCCGCCGCTGGACCATCGCCGACGCCGTCGAGCAGGCCCGCACCGACCCCTGGAGCGGAGTGATGAAGAAGGGCCGCGCCCTGGGTCCGGCCCGGCGCAGGCTCGACGCACTGCGGAACTGA
- a CDS encoding transketolase — MNTGELQELAQQLRVDSVRAAAAAGSGHPTSSMSAADLMAVLLAHHFRYDFDRPAHPAADRFVLSKGHASPLLYAMYKAAGALDDDALLTFRKLGSRLEGHPTPRRLPWVETATGSLGQGLPVGAGIALAGKRLDRTGYRVWVLCGDSELAEGSVWEAAEQAAYEHLDNLTAIVDVNRLGQRGPTRHGHDLDAYARRFQAFGWHTVEIDGHDVDAIDRAYGEALSTSGQPTVILARTLKGKGVEAVQDREGLHGKPLPEADEAIAELGGRRDLRVHVQEPPAARMLHSVGTAQLELPRWDKESHREGVATRDAYGQALTALGTAREDVVALDGEVSDSTRAEFFAKEHPDRFFECYIAEQQMVANAVGFAARGWVPYASTFAAFLTRAYDFVRMASVSGAGINLVGSHAGVAIGQDGPSQMGLEDLAMMRAVHDSTVLYPCDANQAAHLVAAMAGCDGIRYLRTSRGKSPVIYGPDEEFPVGGSKVLRSSDQDRMTLVAAGVTVHEALAAADALKGEGIAVRVIDLYSVKPADLPTLRKAAEDTGCLLTVEDHHEEGGIGDAVLTAFLDGRPVPRLARLAVRSMPGSASPEEQLHAAGIDAESIAAAGRLLVEEAVVR; from the coding sequence ATGAACACCGGTGAACTCCAGGAACTCGCCCAGCAGTTGCGCGTGGACAGCGTCCGTGCCGCGGCCGCCGCGGGCTCCGGGCACCCCACGTCCTCGATGTCCGCCGCCGACCTGATGGCGGTCCTGCTCGCCCACCACTTCCGCTACGACTTCGACCGCCCCGCCCACCCCGCCGCCGACCGCTTCGTGCTCTCCAAGGGACACGCCTCGCCCCTGCTGTACGCCATGTACAAGGCGGCCGGCGCCCTCGACGACGACGCGCTGCTCACCTTCCGCAAGCTGGGCAGCCGGCTCGAAGGACACCCGACGCCCCGGCGCCTGCCCTGGGTCGAGACGGCCACCGGCTCGCTCGGTCAGGGACTGCCCGTCGGCGCCGGCATCGCGCTGGCCGGCAAGCGGCTGGACCGCACCGGATACCGGGTGTGGGTGCTGTGCGGCGACAGCGAGCTGGCCGAGGGGTCCGTGTGGGAGGCCGCCGAGCAGGCGGCGTACGAGCATCTGGACAACCTCACCGCGATCGTCGACGTCAACCGGCTGGGCCAGCGCGGCCCCACCCGGCACGGTCACGACCTCGACGCCTACGCCCGCCGCTTCCAGGCCTTCGGCTGGCACACCGTGGAGATCGACGGACACGACGTCGACGCGATCGACCGCGCCTACGGCGAGGCACTGTCGACCAGCGGCCAGCCGACCGTGATCCTCGCCCGCACACTCAAGGGCAAGGGCGTCGAGGCCGTCCAGGACCGCGAGGGACTGCACGGCAAGCCGCTGCCGGAGGCCGACGAGGCCATCGCCGAACTCGGCGGACGACGCGACCTGCGTGTCCACGTCCAGGAGCCGCCCGCCGCCCGGATGCTGCACTCCGTGGGCACCGCGCAGCTCGAACTGCCCCGGTGGGACAAGGAGAGCCATCGAGAGGGGGTCGCGACCCGGGACGCCTACGGTCAGGCGCTCACCGCGCTCGGCACCGCGCGCGAGGACGTCGTCGCCCTCGACGGCGAGGTCAGCGACTCCACGCGGGCCGAGTTCTTCGCCAAGGAACACCCCGACCGGTTCTTCGAGTGCTACATCGCCGAGCAGCAGATGGTCGCCAATGCGGTCGGGTTCGCGGCACGCGGCTGGGTGCCGTACGCGTCCACGTTCGCCGCGTTCCTCACCCGCGCCTACGACTTCGTACGCATGGCCTCCGTCAGCGGTGCCGGCATCAACCTCGTCGGCTCGCACGCCGGTGTCGCGATCGGGCAGGACGGGCCCTCGCAGATGGGTCTGGAGGACCTGGCGATGATGCGGGCGGTGCACGACTCGACGGTGCTGTACCCGTGCGACGCCAACCAGGCCGCCCACCTCGTCGCCGCCATGGCGGGCTGCGACGGCATCCGCTATCTGCGCACTTCACGCGGCAAGAGCCCGGTGATCTACGGCCCCGACGAGGAGTTCCCCGTCGGCGGCAGCAAGGTGCTGCGCTCCTCGGACCAGGACCGGATGACGCTCGTCGCGGCCGGTGTCACCGTGCACGAGGCGCTGGCCGCCGCCGACGCGCTGAAGGGGGAGGGCATCGCCGTCCGGGTGATCGACCTCTACTCGGTCAAGCCCGCCGACCTGCCCACCCTGCGCAAGGCGGCCGAGGACACCGGCTGTCTGCTCACCGTGGAGGACCACCACGAGGAGGGCGGCATCGGCGACGCCGTCCTCACCGCGTTCCTCGACGGCCGGCCCGTGCCGCGGCTGGCGCGGCTCGCCGTGCGGTCGATGCCGGGCTCCGCGTCGCCGGAGGAGCAGCTGCACGCCGCGGGCATCGACGCCGAGTCGATCGCGGCGGCGGGGCGGCTGCTGGTGGAGGAGGCGGTCGTGCGATGA
- a CDS encoding NAD(P)/FAD-dependent oxidoreductase — translation MSRPRIVIVGAGFAGYQAARTLSRLTRHRAEITLLNPTDYFLYLPLLPQVAAGILEPRRVTVSLSGTLPRVRLVLGEADGVDLDARTVHYSDPEGGAGTLEYDRLVLAVGSVNKLLPIPGVAEHAHGFRGLPEALYLRDHVTRQVELAAGADDPKSCAARCTFVVVGAGYTGTEVAAQGHRYTDAQVRGHPLRGGMRPRWLLLDIAPRVLPELDEHLSRTADRVLRRRGVDVRMGTSVKEATHDGVLLTDGEFVETRTLVWCVGVRPDPLVEGIGQPLERGRLIVDPYLQVPGRPEVFACGDAAAVPDLNKPGSFTPMTAQHAWRHGKAVGHNVAASLGIGERRVYRHRDLGFVVDLGGAQAAANPLGVPLAGPLAGAVTRGYHLAAMPGNRVRVAADWLLDAVLPRQAVQLGLVRSWSVPLDTASPELARVPGGAEQREKPPTPEKPQTPERPGTATESIEAPHSTEHPEPPGPVKRSDDPAEGAS, via the coding sequence GTGAGTCGACCCCGCATCGTGATCGTCGGTGCCGGTTTCGCCGGGTATCAGGCGGCCCGCACGCTGTCCCGGCTGACCCGGCACCGCGCCGAGATCACCCTGCTGAACCCGACCGACTACTTCCTGTATCTGCCCCTGCTGCCCCAGGTCGCCGCCGGCATCCTGGAACCGCGCCGGGTCACCGTCTCCCTCTCGGGCACCCTGCCCCGGGTACGGCTGGTGCTCGGCGAGGCGGACGGCGTCGACCTGGACGCGCGCACCGTGCACTACTCCGACCCGGAGGGCGGCGCCGGCACGCTGGAGTACGACCGGCTGGTGCTGGCCGTCGGCAGCGTGAACAAGCTGCTGCCGATCCCCGGTGTCGCCGAGCACGCGCACGGCTTCCGCGGGCTGCCCGAGGCGCTGTATCTGCGGGACCACGTGACCCGGCAGGTGGAGCTCGCGGCCGGCGCGGACGACCCCAAGAGCTGTGCCGCCCGGTGCACCTTCGTCGTCGTGGGCGCCGGATACACCGGCACCGAGGTCGCCGCGCAGGGGCATCGGTACACGGACGCCCAGGTGCGCGGGCATCCGCTGCGGGGCGGAATGCGCCCGCGCTGGCTGCTGCTCGACATCGCGCCGCGCGTCCTGCCCGAACTGGACGAGCATCTCTCGCGCACCGCCGACCGGGTACTGCGGCGGCGGGGCGTCGACGTCCGCATGGGCACCTCGGTGAAGGAGGCCACGCACGACGGAGTCCTGCTGACCGACGGGGAGTTCGTGGAGACGCGGACGCTGGTGTGGTGCGTGGGCGTGCGGCCCGATCCGCTCGTCGAGGGCATCGGGCAGCCACTGGAGCGCGGGCGGCTGATCGTCGACCCGTACCTCCAAGTGCCGGGCCGGCCCGAGGTGTTCGCCTGCGGTGACGCGGCCGCCGTGCCCGATCTGAACAAGCCCGGCTCCTTCACACCGATGACCGCGCAGCACGCCTGGCGGCACGGCAAGGCCGTCGGCCACAACGTCGCCGCCTCCCTCGGCATCGGCGAGCGGCGCGTCTACCGCCACCGTGACCTGGGGTTCGTCGTGGACCTGGGCGGCGCGCAGGCCGCCGCCAACCCGCTCGGCGTGCCGCTGGCCGGCCCGCTCGCCGGGGCGGTCACCCGCGGCTACCACCTCGCGGCGATGCCCGGCAACCGCGTCCGGGTGGCCGCCGACTGGCTGCTCGACGCTGTACTGCCGCGCCAGGCCGTCCAGTTGGGGCTCGTACGGTCCTGGTCGGTGCCCCTGGACACGGCCTCACCGGAACTGGCGCGGGTGCCGGGCGGGGCGGAGCAGCGGGAGAAGCCACCGACGCCGGAGAAGCCACAGACGCCCGAGCGGCCCGGGACGGCGACGGAGTCCATCGAGGCACCGCACAGCACCGAGCACCCCGAACCACCCGGCCCCGTCAAGCGTTCCGACGACCCCGCGGAAGGAGCCTCATGA
- a CDS encoding LLM class F420-dependent oxidoreductase has translation MPEYGYFLATEEFGPADLVEQARMAEQAGFQSLWISDHYHPWNDAQGQSPFVWSVIGAISEAVSLPIETAVTCPTVRIHPAVVAQAAATSAVMTNGRFRLGVGTGEALNEHIVGHTWPPASVRMEMLEEAIQVMRRLFTGEEVSHYGTHYKVENARLYTVPDEPIPIDISGFGPAATALAARVGDGYITMMPDEALVENFRKGGGGTKPVSGGVKVCYGTDRDVAVRTVHRLWANQLLPGEMGQILPSPKHFEQLEPLITEEMVSEKSVCGDDVDEHVAALAAFDEAGFDRIYVNQIGPDQRGFFDFYRTKVLPQLQQAGH, from the coding sequence ATGCCCGAGTACGGCTACTTCCTCGCGACCGAGGAGTTCGGCCCCGCAGACCTCGTCGAGCAGGCCAGGATGGCGGAACAGGCCGGATTCCAGTCGCTGTGGATCTCGGACCACTACCACCCGTGGAACGACGCCCAGGGCCAGAGCCCGTTCGTCTGGTCGGTGATCGGCGCGATCTCCGAGGCCGTGTCACTGCCCATCGAGACGGCCGTCACCTGCCCGACCGTGCGGATCCACCCGGCGGTGGTGGCCCAGGCCGCGGCGACCAGCGCGGTGATGACGAACGGCCGCTTCAGGCTGGGCGTCGGCACCGGTGAGGCCCTGAACGAGCACATCGTCGGCCACACCTGGCCGCCGGCCAGTGTCCGGATGGAGATGCTGGAAGAGGCGATCCAGGTGATGCGCCGGCTGTTCACGGGCGAGGAGGTCAGCCACTACGGCACCCACTACAAGGTCGAGAACGCCCGCCTCTACACCGTCCCCGACGAGCCCATACCGATCGACATCTCCGGCTTCGGACCGGCGGCGACCGCGCTCGCGGCCCGCGTGGGCGACGGCTACATCACGATGATGCCGGACGAGGCACTCGTGGAGAACTTCCGCAAGGGCGGCGGCGGCACCAAGCCGGTGAGCGGCGGCGTGAAGGTCTGCTACGGCACCGACCGCGACGTGGCCGTACGCACCGTCCACCGGCTGTGGGCCAACCAGCTGCTGCCCGGCGAGATGGGCCAGATCCTGCCCTCGCCCAAGCACTTCGAGCAGTTGGAGCCGCTGATCACCGAGGAGATGGTGAGCGAGAAGTCGGTGTGCGGGGACGACGTCGACGAACACGTCGCCGCGCTCGCCGCGTTCGACGAGGCCGGCTTCGACCGGATCTACGTCAACCAGATCGGGCCCGACCAGCGCGGCTTCTTCGACTTCTACCGCACCAAGGTGCTGCCGCAGCTCCAGCAGGCCGGCCACTGA
- a CDS encoding enolase C-terminal domain-like protein — MKLHRPVVSVYTVPTDGPEADGTLTWDTTTVVIAEVTTDDATGTGWTYGPAAVGDFLTKHLAPLVEGRSALDIPAVHTAMCRSVRNAGRPGIAACAISAVDIALWDLKARLLELPLARLLGVAHERVPVYGSGGFTTYHDTHLAAQLNGWVHGQHIPRVKIKIGESWGRAVTRDLARVHAARQVIGPEAELYVDANGAYTRKQAVRVGHALAEHGVGWFEEPVSSDDLTGLRLVRDALVSDVTAGEYGYDLPYFARMIAAGAVDCLQVDATRCGGLTEFLRAAALAHAHGLEVSTHCAPHAHAAAAAAIPNLRHIEWFHDHVRIEDMFFDGALDPTGGSVRPLRGVGHGLTLRTDEVAEFRVA, encoded by the coding sequence ATGAAACTCCACCGGCCCGTGGTGTCGGTGTACACGGTGCCGACGGACGGACCCGAGGCCGACGGCACGCTGACGTGGGACACGACGACCGTGGTGATCGCCGAGGTGACGACCGACGACGCGACGGGCACGGGCTGGACCTACGGACCGGCGGCCGTCGGCGACTTCCTGACCAAGCACCTCGCTCCGCTGGTCGAGGGCCGCAGCGCCCTGGACATACCCGCCGTGCACACCGCGATGTGCCGCTCCGTGCGCAACGCCGGACGACCCGGCATCGCCGCGTGCGCGATCTCCGCGGTCGACATCGCCCTGTGGGACCTCAAGGCCCGGCTCCTGGAACTCCCGCTGGCCCGCCTCCTCGGCGTCGCCCATGAGCGGGTTCCGGTCTACGGCAGCGGCGGCTTCACGACGTACCACGACACCCATCTGGCCGCCCAGTTGAACGGCTGGGTGCACGGGCAGCACATCCCGCGGGTCAAGATCAAGATCGGCGAGAGCTGGGGCCGGGCGGTCACCCGCGACCTGGCCCGCGTCCACGCCGCCCGCCAAGTGATCGGCCCGGAAGCCGAGTTGTACGTCGACGCGAACGGCGCCTACACCCGCAAGCAGGCGGTCCGGGTCGGCCACGCGCTCGCCGAGCACGGCGTCGGCTGGTTCGAGGAACCCGTCTCCTCCGACGACCTGACCGGCCTGCGCCTGGTCCGCGACGCGCTGGTCAGCGACGTGACCGCCGGCGAATACGGTTACGACCTGCCGTACTTCGCCCGCATGATCGCCGCCGGCGCGGTCGACTGCCTCCAGGTCGACGCGACCCGCTGCGGCGGCCTCACGGAGTTCCTTCGCGCCGCCGCACTGGCTCACGCCCACGGCCTGGAGGTCTCCACCCACTGCGCCCCGCACGCCCACGCCGCCGCGGCCGCCGCGATCCCCAACCTCCGCCACATCGAGTGGTTCCACGACCACGTCCGCATCGAGGACATGTTCTTCGACGGCGCGCTGGACCCGACGGGCGGCTCCGTACGACCGCTCCGCGGGGTGGGCCACGGCTTGACGCTGCGGACGGACGAGGTGGCGGAGTTCAGGGTCGCCTGA
- a CDS encoding SDR family oxidoreductase: MPLSNGGRAVVVTGASGGVGRATALAFAARGDRVALLARGREGLAAAADEVQRAGGQALVVPVDMADPKAVEDAAQQVVDAFGRIDVWVNNAFAGVFAPFTEITADEFRRVTEVTYLGCVFGTRAALRHMLPRNRGTIVQVGSALAYRGIPLQSAYCGAKHAIQGFNESLRCELLHERSRVRTTMVQLPAVNTPQFDWVLSRMPGRARPVPPVYQPEVAARAIVHAAGHGRRREYWVGGSTVATLVANAVAPGLLDRYLARSGFDAQRDEGEHRDPGNLWTPADGPHGRDFGAHGRFDAESHGDSPQEWLSRRRGRIGTALTAGAGILAARRLARLVAVRRP; encoded by the coding sequence ATGCCGCTGTCGAACGGCGGCAGGGCCGTCGTGGTCACCGGGGCCAGCGGCGGCGTGGGCCGGGCCACGGCTCTGGCCTTCGCCGCGCGGGGCGACCGGGTCGCCCTGCTGGCCCGGGGACGCGAGGGCCTGGCCGCGGCGGCCGATGAGGTGCAGCGCGCCGGGGGCCAGGCCCTCGTCGTGCCCGTCGACATGGCCGACCCCAAGGCCGTGGAGGACGCCGCCCAGCAGGTCGTCGACGCCTTCGGGCGCATCGACGTATGGGTCAACAACGCCTTCGCCGGCGTCTTCGCGCCGTTCACGGAGATCACCGCGGACGAGTTCCGGCGGGTGACCGAAGTGACGTATCTGGGCTGTGTGTTCGGCACGCGCGCGGCGCTGCGGCACATGCTGCCGCGGAACCGGGGGACCATCGTGCAGGTCGGTTCCGCGCTCGCCTACCGGGGGATTCCGCTGCAGTCCGCGTACTGCGGCGCGAAGCACGCGATTCAGGGGTTCAACGAGTCGCTGCGGTGCGAGCTGCTGCACGAACGGAGCCGGGTCCGTACCACGATGGTGCAGTTGCCCGCCGTCAACACCCCCCAGTTCGACTGGGTGTTGAGCCGGATGCCGGGGCGGGCGCGGCCCGTGCCGCCCGTGTATCAGCCGGAGGTGGCGGCGCGGGCGATCGTGCACGCGGCGGGGCACGGGCGGCGGCGGGAGTACTGGGTGGGCGGCTCCACGGTGGCCACGCTGGTCGCCAACGCGGTGGCGCCGGGGCTGCTGGACCGGTATCTGGCGCGGAGCGGGTTCGACGCGCAGCGGGACGAGGGCGAGCACCGCGACCCCGGCAACCTGTGGACCCCGGCCGACGGGCCGCACGGGCGGGACTTCGGGGCGCACGGGCGGTTCGACGCGGAGTCCCACGGGGACAGCCCGCAGGAATGGCTCTCCAGGCGTCGCGGCCGGATCGGTACGGCGCTCACCGCGGGCGCCGGGATCCTGGCGGCCCGCAGACTGGCCCGCCTTGTCGCCGTCAGGCGACCCTGA
- a CDS encoding phage holin family protein has product MDRLDHLEHLDKALVDELAQVARETVRDELRQQTRKQRRTAVLYAASGAVALYAGAALALAVGLALAIGLPDWAAALITAVILGIVAYVLRGSARPSAARPTPEREAELAAERERALGGMPQGTPGAPPYPPVPPATPGTLGGAAGAPATGVPGAGIPPAAPRPEDIDPEQPHHRA; this is encoded by the coding sequence ATGGACCGCTTGGATCATCTGGAGCACTTGGACAAGGCGCTGGTCGACGAGCTGGCGCAGGTGGCGCGCGAGACCGTACGCGACGAACTGCGTCAGCAGACCCGCAAGCAGCGCCGCACGGCCGTCCTGTACGCCGCGTCCGGCGCCGTCGCCCTCTACGCGGGCGCGGCCCTCGCGCTCGCTGTGGGCCTGGCCCTCGCCATCGGACTGCCCGACTGGGCCGCCGCGCTGATCACCGCGGTGATCCTGGGCATCGTGGCCTACGTGCTGCGTGGCTCCGCCCGGCCGTCCGCGGCCCGGCCGACGCCGGAGCGCGAGGCCGAACTCGCCGCGGAACGTGAACGCGCCCTCGGCGGCATGCCGCAGGGCACCCCGGGCGCGCCGCCCTATCCGCCGGTGCCGCCCGCCACGCCGGGCACGCTCGGCGGGGCGGCCGGAGCACCGGCGACCGGCGTGCCGGGCGCCGGCATACCGCCCGCCGCGCCGCGCCCCGAGGACATCGACCCCGAGCAGCCGCACCACCGGGCGTGA
- a CDS encoding hemerythrin domain-containing protein has protein sequence MTERTDVVELLKEQHTRIRELFDEVAARKGEERKQSFHDLVRLLAVHETAEEEVVHPFARKNIDGGELVVKDRIEEEEQAKRALSRLDDMDPDSPEFLDLFAALRQDVLAHAENEERYEFAHFHRTADRDRLETLARAVQAAEALAPTRPHPGTDTALKNVAVGPVAAVVDRTRDAVRKAMG, from the coding sequence ATGACCGAACGTACCGACGTGGTGGAGCTGCTCAAGGAGCAGCACACACGGATCCGGGAACTGTTCGACGAGGTGGCGGCCCGCAAGGGCGAGGAGCGGAAGCAGAGCTTCCATGATCTCGTCCGGCTTCTCGCGGTGCACGAGACCGCCGAGGAAGAGGTCGTCCACCCCTTTGCCCGCAAGAACATCGACGGCGGCGAACTCGTCGTCAAGGACCGTATCGAGGAGGAGGAGCAGGCCAAGCGTGCCCTGTCCCGCCTCGACGACATGGACCCGGACTCGCCGGAGTTCCTCGACCTGTTCGCGGCCCTGCGCCAGGACGTGCTGGCGCACGCCGAGAACGAGGAGCGGTACGAGTTCGCCCACTTCCACCGGACCGCCGACCGCGACCGGCTGGAGACCCTGGCCCGCGCCGTGCAGGCGGCCGAGGCCCTCGCTCCCACACGTCCCCACCCGGGCACCGACACGGCCCTGAAGAACGTGGCCGTCGGCCCGGTCGCGGCCGTCGTCGACCGCACCCGGGACGCCGTACGCAAGGCCATGGGCTGA
- a CDS encoding VOC family protein, producing MDILGATLRVCVDDLETAVPFYERLAGGRALRFERGGVQVAAVGCFLLMSGPESELEVLRKVAATIAVTDVDEAHKVLTDLGAHIVAGPVTTPVGRNMIVMHPDGAIYEYVDRRA from the coding sequence ATGGACATTCTGGGAGCCACGCTGCGCGTCTGCGTCGACGACCTGGAGACCGCGGTCCCCTTCTACGAACGCCTCGCGGGCGGCAGAGCCCTCCGTTTCGAGCGCGGCGGCGTCCAGGTGGCCGCCGTCGGCTGCTTCCTGCTGATGAGCGGGCCGGAGTCGGAGCTGGAGGTGCTGCGCAAGGTCGCCGCGACGATCGCCGTCACGGACGTCGACGAGGCCCACAAGGTCCTCACCGACCTGGGCGCCCACATCGTCGCCGGCCCGGTGACGACACCGGTGGGCCGCAACATGATCGTGATGCATCCGGACGGCGCGATCTACGAGTACGTGGACCGCCGCGCCTGA
- a CDS encoding GNAT family N-acetyltransferase gives MPHTASRYLAEGPRVGIRHFTYDDAAEFSARARESKDLHHPWLFPPDSPQAYTAYAGRLIEDPTKAGFLVCERDGGAIAGFININNIVQGAFLSGALGYGAFAHAAGHGLMREGLDLVVGHAFGPMRLHRLEINVQPANTASIALARACGFRREGFSPDFLYIDGAWRDHERWAITAEMRASG, from the coding sequence ATGCCGCACACCGCATCCCGCTATCTCGCCGAAGGCCCTCGTGTGGGCATACGCCACTTCACCTACGACGACGCCGCCGAGTTCAGCGCCCGCGCGCGGGAGAGCAAGGACCTGCACCATCCGTGGCTCTTCCCACCGGACAGCCCACAGGCGTACACCGCCTATGCGGGCCGGCTGATCGAGGACCCCACCAAGGCGGGCTTCCTGGTCTGCGAGAGGGACGGCGGGGCCATCGCCGGATTCATCAACATCAACAACATCGTCCAGGGCGCCTTCCTGAGCGGCGCCCTCGGCTACGGCGCCTTCGCGCACGCGGCCGGGCACGGGCTCATGCGCGAAGGCCTCGACCTCGTCGTCGGCCATGCCTTCGGCCCGATGCGGCTGCACCGGCTCGAGATCAACGTCCAGCCCGCCAACACCGCGTCCATCGCCCTGGCCCGCGCCTGCGGCTTCCGCCGGGAGGGCTTCTCGCCGGACTTCCTCTACATCGACGGCGCCTGGCGGGACCACGAGCGCTGGGCCATCACCGCCGAGATGCGGGCATCCGGTTGA